From a region of the Pukyongiella litopenaei genome:
- a CDS encoding PAS-domain containing protein, translating to MQDLVLWEWLAVAAICLMTAAVAFAALSPRPVARPAPVLADEAVWLFDGAELIEASAAADRAMAGRVGDWAEFRAGLATRFPDLPDDPADLRRAGSLTMAASGPGPAMTLGCEWIGGVVRATLRPDPDPGPDAADGAGTCELDRLRAVVEDAPHPIWWTDRAGRVAWHNAAYARLFAGVHGRDPDPDTTLFDLSGDDRRQAGTRHSVPVRGTGRKLWFDLFEIERGDGALTYATDVNAVIEAEQAQRNFVQTLAKTFAQLSIGLAIFDRNRQLVLFNPALVDLTGLPAEFLSPRPTLLSFFDRLRDNRMMPEPKNYGSWRHQMADLVAAASDGRYQETWSLPSGSVYSVTGRPHPDGAVAFLFEDITAEVTLTRRFRSDLELGQSILDRLDDAIAVFATDGNLTLSNAAYGRLWKADPDKSFAQTSILDATRLWQSLCEATPAWGDLRDFVASSENRAEWWAPVTMRDGTNLTCSVYPVPGGATMVSFRVSEVAAPAPDLPDQGDGEPAPVLT from the coding sequence ATGCAGGATCTTGTGCTTTGGGAATGGCTGGCGGTGGCCGCTATCTGCCTGATGACGGCGGCCGTGGCCTTTGCCGCGCTGTCGCCGCGCCCGGTCGCCCGTCCCGCGCCGGTGCTGGCGGACGAGGCGGTATGGCTGTTCGACGGCGCCGAGCTGATCGAGGCATCGGCGGCGGCGGATCGCGCGATGGCGGGACGGGTCGGTGACTGGGCCGAGTTCCGCGCCGGTCTGGCCACCCGGTTCCCCGACCTGCCGGACGATCCCGCCGACCTGCGCCGCGCCGGTTCGCTGACCATGGCCGCCTCGGGACCGGGGCCGGCGATGACGCTTGGCTGCGAATGGATCGGCGGCGTGGTGCGGGCGACGCTCCGGCCCGATCCCGACCCCGGCCCCGATGCCGCCGACGGCGCGGGCACCTGCGAACTGGACCGGCTGCGCGCGGTGGTCGAGGATGCCCCGCACCCGATCTGGTGGACGGACCGCGCCGGGCGGGTGGCGTGGCATAACGCGGCCTATGCGCGCCTCTTTGCCGGGGTGCATGGCCGCGATCCCGATCCGGATACCACCCTGTTCGACCTCTCCGGCGATGACCGCCGCCAGGCCGGCACCCGCCACTCGGTTCCGGTCCGTGGCACCGGCCGCAAGCTCTGGTTCGACCTGTTCGAAATCGAACGCGGTGACGGCGCGTTGACCTATGCCACCGATGTCAACGCGGTGATCGAGGCGGAACAGGCGCAGCGCAATTTCGTCCAGACCCTCGCCAAGACATTCGCGCAGCTGTCGATCGGGCTGGCGATCTTCGATCGCAACCGCCAGTTGGTCCTGTTCAACCCGGCGCTGGTCGACCTGACCGGGCTGCCGGCCGAATTCCTCAGCCCGCGGCCGACTTTGCTGTCCTTTTTCGACCGGTTGCGCGACAACCGGATGATGCCCGAACCCAAGAATTACGGCAGCTGGCGGCACCAGATGGCGGATCTGGTCGCCGCGGCATCGGACGGGCGCTACCAGGAAACCTGGTCGCTGCCGTCCGGGTCGGTCTATTCGGTCACTGGTCGGCCGCATCCCGACGGCGCGGTGGCCTTTCTGTTCGAGGATATCACCGCCGAGGTCACGCTGACCCGCCGGTTCCGTTCGGATCTCGAACTCGGCCAGTCGATCCTGGATCGGCTCGATGACGCGATCGCCGTGTTCGCGACGGATGGCAACCTGACGCTGTCCAATGCCGCCTATGGGCGGTTGTGGAAGGCCGACCCGGACAAGAGCTTTGCGCAGACGTCGATCCTGGACGCGACCCGCCTGTGGCAGTCGCTGTGCGAGGCGACCCCCGCCTGGGGCGACCTGCGCGATTTCGTGGCCAGTTCGGAAAACCGGGCCGAATGGTGGGCGCCGGTGACCATGCGTGACGGCACGAACCTGACCTGTTCGGTCTATCCGGTTCCCGGCGGCGCGACCATGGTCAGCTTTCGTGTGTCCGAGGTGGCCGCGCCTGCCCCGGACCTGCCGGATCAGGGCGATGGCGAACCCGCCCCGGTGTTGACCTGA